The Melospiza georgiana isolate bMelGeo1 chromosome 26, bMelGeo1.pri, whole genome shotgun sequence genome window below encodes:
- the ZBTB7A gene encoding zinc finger and BTB domain-containing protein 7A, translating into MAGGVDGPIGIPFPDHSSDILSSLNEQRNNGLLCDVVILVEGQEFPTHRSVLAACSQYFKKLFTSGLVVDQQNVYEIDFVSADALSALLEFAYTATLTVSTSNVNDILNAATLLEIPAVRDVCTDLLERKILAKNDQMDTVDQIDQRNHLRAKEYLEFFQSNPVNGHQGSFPWTNPELRDLQRLNFRGQEEEEEANCNGLDFYSQATPTERPKASDCDPDSNPAMWLEREDEEQVGGGMFSPSQNGHYSSRGLATPAEEEGGTPRGPLDPQEAGDSPSFIPTGTETEDDAREVDDLAASALLQQMINSVGRQQLGDDDRKDEDGVMDYYLKYFGSSSEGDVYPSWSQKVEKKIRAKAFQKCPICEKVIQGAGKLPRHIRTHTGEKPYECNICNVRFTRQDKLKVHMRKHTGEKPYLCQQCGAAFAHNYDLKNHMRVHTGLRPYQCDSCCKTFVRSDHLHRHLKKDGCNGIPSRRGRKPRVREAGGALPPTPTEDGSAPAPEAEDAAAGSEEQQQQQQHFEENSNNEAPGLNVAGGSDEGNEQGLS; encoded by the exons ATGGCGGGTGGCGTGGACGGCCCCATAGGGATCCCGTTCCCGGATCACAGCAGCGACATCCTCAGCAGCCTGAATGAGCAGAGGAACAACGGGCTGCTGTGCGACGTGGTCATCCTGGTGGAAGGCCAGGAGTTCCCCACCCACCGCTCCGTCCTGGCGGCGTGCAGCCAGTACTTCAAGAAGCTCTTCACCTCAGGGTTAGTGGTGGACCAGCAGAACGTGTATGAGATAGACTTTGTGAGTGCAGACGCGCTGTCGGCGCTGCTGGAGTTCGCCTACACCGCGACCCTCACCGTCAGCACTTCCAACGTCAACGACATCCTCAACGCCGCCACGCTGCTGGAGATCCCGGCCGTCAGGGATGTCTGCACGGATCTCCTGGAGAGGAAGATTCTGGCCAAAAATGACCAGATGGATACAGTAGATCAAATTGATCAGAGGAACCATCTCAGAGCAAAAGAGTACCTGGAGTTCTTCCAGAGCAACCCCGTGAACGGCCACCAAGGCAGCTTTCCGTGGACCAACCCAGAGTTGAGAGACCTTCAGAGACTGAACTTCCGAGgccaagaggaggaggaggaggcgaaCTGCAACGGCCTGGACTTCTACTCGCAAGCCACCCCAACCGAAAGACCAAAGGCAAGTGACTGTGACCCCGACAGCAACCCGGCCATGTGGCTGGAGCGCGAGGACGAGGAGCAGGTGGGCGGCGGGATGTTCTCCCCTTCCCAGAACGGACATTACAGCAGCCGCGGCCTGGCCACCCCGGCCGAGGAGGAGGGGGGCACCCCCAGGGGCCCCCTGGACCCGCAGGAGGCCGGGGACTCGCCCAGCTTCATCCCCACGGGCACGGAGACGGAGGACGATGCCAGGGAGGTGGATGACCTGGCCGCCAGcgccctgctccagcagatgATCAACTCGGTGGGGCGGCAGCAGCTCGGCGACGACGACCGCAAGGACGAGGACGGGGTCATGGATTATTACTTGAAATATTTCGGCAGTTCCAGCGAGGGCGACGTGTACCCGTCCTGGTCGCAGAAGGTGGAGAAGAAGATCAGGGCGAAAGCATTCCAGAAGTGCCCCATCTGCGAGAAGGTGATCCAGGGCGCCGGGAAGCTGCCGCGCCACATCCGCACCCACACCGGGGAGAAGCCCTACGAGTGCAACATCTGCAACGTCAGATTCACCAG GCAGGACAAGCTGAAGGTGCACATGCGGAAGCACACGGGGGAGAAGCCCTACCTGTGCCAGCAGTGCGGCGCCGCCTTCGCCCACAACTACGACTTGAAGAACCACATGCGGGTGCACACGGGGCTGCGGCCGTACCAGTGCGACAGCTGCTGCAAGACTTTCGTCCGCTCCGACCACCTGCACAGGCACCTTAAAAAAGATGGATGCAACGGGATCCCGTCGCGGAGGGGCCGCAAGCCGCGGGTCAGGGAGGCCGGCGGGGCCTTGCCCCCCACGCCCACGGAGGACGGGAGCGCCCCGGCCCCCGAGGCCGAGGACGCGGCCGCGGGCAgcgaggagcagcagcagcagcagcagcactttgaGGAGAATTCCAATAACGAAGCGCCGGGATTGAATGTAGCAGGAGGGTCGGATGAGGGTAATGAGCAAGGACTCTcctaa
- the LOC131093480 gene encoding nascent polypeptide-associated complex subunit alpha, muscle-specific form-like codes for MPGAVSLCWPETPAGLGAAGHCQTPNPLSSLYLPSGYPKPFILPLSPLGVPQTLYPPSILPSGYPKPFILPLSPLGVPQTLYPPFIPPQGTPNPPSFLYPPLGVPQTLYPSFILPSGYPKPFILPLSPLGVPQTLYPSFIPSRGTPNPLSSLYLPSGYPKPFILPLSPLGVPQTLYPPFITPRGTPNPLSSLYLPSGYPKLFILPLSPLGVPQTLYPPSILPSGYPKPFILPLSSPQGTPNPLSFLYLPSGYPKPFILPLSSPRGTPNPPSFLYLPSGYPKPFILPPSSPRGTPNPPFILPQLWVPQSLHPSPQQPGGHREGGSWCLSQHFPLTPENSTRARSHLEGKAPEVQPELP; via the exons ATGCCGG gggccgtgtccctgtgctggcctGAGACCCCCGCGGGgcttggtgctgctgggcactgccagacCCCAAACCCTTTATCCTCCCT TTATCTCCCCTCGGGGTACCCCAAACCCTTTATCCTCCCTTTATCTCCCCTCGGGGTACCCCAAACCCTTTATCCTCCCTCCATCCTCCCCTCGGGGTACCCCAAACCCTTTATCCTCCCTTTATCTCCCCTCGGGGTACCCCAAACCCTTTATCCTCCCTTTATCCCCCCTCAGGGTACCCCAAACCCTCCATCCTTCCTTTATCCTCCCCTCGGGGTACCCCAAACCCTTTATCCTTCCTTTATCCTCCCCTCGGGGTACCCCAAACCCTTTATCCTTCCTTTATCTCCCCTCGGGGTACCCCAAACCCTTTATCCTTCCTTTATCCCCTCTCGGGGTACCCCAAACCCTTTATCCTCCCTTTATCTCCCCTCGGGGTACCCCAAACCCTTTATCCTCCCTTTATCTCCCCTCGGGGTACCCCAAACCCTTTATCCTCCCTTTATCACCCCTCGGGGTACCCCAAACCCTTTATCCTCCCTTTATCTCCCCTCGGGGTACCCCAAACTCTTTATCCTTCCTTTATCTCCCCTCGGGGTACCCCAAACCCTTTATCCTCCCTCCATCCTCCCCTCGGGGTACCCCAAACCCTTTATCCTCCCTTTATCCTCCCCTCAGGGTACCCCAAACCCTTTATCCTTCCTTTATCTCCCCTCAGGGTACCCCAAACCCTTTATCCTTCCTTTATCCTCCCCTCGGGGTACCCCAAACCCTCCATCCTTCCTTTATCTCCCCTCGGGGTACCCCAAACCCTTTATCCTCCCTCCATCCTCCCCTCGGGGTaccccaaaccctccctttatcctcccccagctctgggtaCCCCAAAGCCTCCATCCCTCACCCCAGCAGCCAggggggcacagagagggggGGTCTtggtgcctttcccagcacttCCCCCTCACTCCAGAGAATTCCACACGTGCCCGATCCCACCTGGAGGGAAAAGCCCCCGAGgtccagccagagctgccctaA
- the PIAS4 gene encoding E3 SUMO-protein ligase PIAS4 — MAAELVEAKNMVMSFRVSDLQMLLGFVGRSKSGLKHELVTRALQLVQFDCSPEVFKKIKELYETRYNKKGSEVAPPPPAPPRAEALPLHSSYERGGAVARSLPAAGIDYPALYGKYLNGLGRLPPKVAKPEVRLVKLPFYTTLDELLKPTELVPQNNEKLQESPCIFALTPRQVELIRNSRELQPGVKSVQVVLRICYTDTSSPQEDQYPPNIAVKVNHSYCSVPGYYPSNKPGVEPKRPCRPINLTHLMYLSAATNRITVTWGNYGKSYSVGLYLVRQMTSAELLQRLKTIGIKHPELCKALVKEKLRLDPDSEIATTGVRVSLICPLVKMRLSVPCRAETCAHLQCFDAVFYLQMNEKKPTWMCPVCDKPAPYDQLIIDGLLSKILTECEDADEIEYLVDGSWCPIRAEKERSCSPQCPILVLGSSEVNGLLATANGTGENGKAPADVVDLTLDSSSSEEDEEEDEEEEDDDEGPQPKRRCSYEKGLVSAC; from the exons AACATGGTGATGAGTTTCCGAGTCTCAGATCTTCAGATGTTGCTGGGTTTTGTTGGCAGGAGTAAAAGCGGACTAAAACACGAACTAGTGACCCGAGCTTTGCAGCTGGTCCAGTTTGACTGCAGCCCCGAGGTGTTCAAGAAGATCAAGGAGCTCTACGAGACCCGCTACAACAAGAAGGGCTCGGAGGTggctccgccgccgccggcgcCGCCCCGTGCCGAGGCGCTGCCGCTGCACTCCTCGTACGAGCGCGGCGGCGCCGTGGCCCGCAGCCTGCCGGCCGCCGGCATCGACTACCCTGCCCTCTACGGCAAATACCTGAACGGACTGGGCAGGTTGCCCCCCAAAGTGGCCAAGCCCGAGGTCCGCTTGGTCAAGCTGCCCTTTTATACCACGCTGGACGAGCTGTTGAAGCCCACAGAGTTAG TCCCACAGAATAATGAGAAGCTTCAGGAAAGCCCATGCATTTTTGCATTAACACCAAGACAAGTGGAGCTGATCAGAAATTCCAG GGAGTTGCAGCCCGGCGTGAAATCGGTTCAGGTGGTGCTCAG AATCTGCTACACAGACACCAGTTCCCCCCAGGAGGACCAGTACCCTCCCAACATCGCCGTCAAGGTGAACCACAGCTACTGCTCCGTGCCG GGCTACTACCCCTCAAACAAACCCGGGGTGGAACCCAAGAGGCCCTGCAGGCCCATCAACCTCACCCACCTCATGTACCTGTCAGCGGCCACCAACCGCATCACGGTCACCTGGGGCAACTACGGCAAG aGCTACTCGGTGGGGCTGTACCTGGTGCGGCAGATgacctcagcagagctgctgcagaggttgAAAACCATCGGCATCAAGCACCCGGAGCTCTGCAAAGCGCTGG tgaAAGAGAAGCTACGCCTGGACCCTGACAGCGAAATCGCCACCACCGGGGTCCGAGTGTCCCTCATCTGTCCG CTGGTGAAGATGCGCCTGTCGGTGCCGTGCCGGGCCGAGACCTGTGCACACCTGCAGTGCTTTGATGCCGTCTTCTACCTACAGATGAATGAGAAAAAGCCCACATGGAtgtgccctgtgtgtgacaAACCTGCCCCCTACGACCAGCTCATCATTGATGG gcTCCTGTCCAAGATCCTGACAGAATGTGAAGATGCAGACGAGATTGAGTACCTGGTGGATGGCTCCTGGTGCCCCATCCGAGCCGAGAAGGAGcggagctgcagcccccagtgTCCCATCCTGGTTCTAG gttCCTCGGAGGTGAACGGGCTCCTGGCCACTGCCAACGGCACCGGCGAGAACGGCAAAGCCCCAGCAGATGTTGTGGATTTAACACTGGACAGCTCATCCtcggaggaggacgaggaggaggacgaggaggaggaggatgatgatgaggGACCCCAGCCCAAACGACGCTGCTCTTACGAGAAAGGTTTAGTCTCTGCCTGCTGA